TTGAGCAGTCTGGACGCATCAGTGGAGGAGTAGCCTGGCAGCAGAAGAGCTTCAATATAGCATCTGGCACTCATACGCTTAAGTGGGCTTATACGAAAGATGGAAGTGTGAGCTCTGGTAGTGACTGTGGCTGGCTGGATAAGGTGGGATTTACTTCGGCATCATCTTCACCATATCAGACGTGGGGCACACTAAAGATAGAGGCTAGCCACATACCCCAAAGTACCATTTTAGAAGCCTATGTACCAGATGTGGCTAATTCTTTCTTTGCCACAACTGGGTGGCTGCAACCTTAACGATCTCTTGCCCAGAAGTCCCGGGGGTGGTATCTTGATGGGGGGCAGTAGCATTAAGAACCAATGTGGCTGGGAAGCCTGCCGCGGGGAACTGAGACACATTCGCTTTCAGCTTAGCCTCGCGCCAAGAGGGCAGAGAACTGCCGTTCGGAATACCAGGCATTGCCCATCCACGGAAAGGAGGGGACGTTCGCAGCGCAACTGAAGTCGGTACTTGCACAAGAATAGGACCCAACAAAGGAGGTAAAAGGTGAGAAAGTTATCATTGGCAATAGTGTTGATTCTGATGTTGGTCGGTTCAGCAGTGGGTGGTATGGCAGTGGCCACCAGCGCACCAGCTGGGCCAACCCTGAAGGCCAATGGAAGTAGTGCTCCGGGCACAATTTTCGTTTCAGGAAGCTATTGGGCCTTGGGAGCGCAGGTGGACATCTGGATGGATGTCCAAGACGCTGCGCATTATGTGGTCGTTGTATCGCCGTCGGGGAGCAAGGGGAATTTCAGCACCAGCTTCGTGGTGGGGCCAACCGCACTGGGCGAGCACTGGATAATCGCGGTTCAGGCCGGGGATCCCGAAAAAACGGTCAAGGCATCATTCTTCATTAAGAGCACGCAGCCGCTAGACGATAGGACTGCGGGGATCATGGAAGAAATCGTGAAGGACCCCGAGATTGGGCTGGCAATGTTTGATTCGGCCTACGGACGTGAGTGCTGGACTCAGTCGGGTACCTACGGTATAGAAACCACGTACGACGGAATAAGACACGTCAGCCTCACCATTTGCGTCGCCGAACTGAGTGGCCTACTTAATAGGGACAGCGTGAAGGTGGAAATTCACCTTTATTCACCAGTAACAGCACAACCAGCAATACCATCCGGTTGGTGCGAGTTAGACACGATTTACTCTAACGGCATGAAGGTCTACGAGTTCGACAGCGATGGCTGGAGAATTACCGGAAACGTGAAACACCCGAATGTTCTGTGTACCTATAACGCTACCACGATCGGACACAATGAGCCCGTCCCTGTGGGACCTATCTGTGTGCAGTCCTACGAGCCTGGCCTTGAGTACGCTGACGAGTAGCCTGAGAGCAAAGGATTGGCCAAAAGAACAACATAGATAGTGGGCACTGTAAAAGCGTAGCGGAGCAGGTTTTGGGGCTTGACCCCTTATACCAAGAGGGCTGAGGGAAGATTTGGGGGGGGCTGCAATTAAGCATGGCCCCCCCTTTTTCCATGTTCTGCGTTGGGCTCTGCCCAGTCATGACTCCAAAGAGGTGCTGGAGTGGCACAAGCGGCCGCGCAACAAGCGGGAGGTCTTCCACTTCATTCCCGCCTATTCCTCGTGGCTCAATCTGGCTGAAGTACTATTCAATCTGTTGCAGGGGAAAGTACTTTGCCGGGGCGTGTTCCCATCCAAACAAGGCTCTGGTGACGGCCATCAGGGACTGCATTGGGAAGCTAAACGAGGAGGGGCGCACCTTTGGTTGGACCAAAACCGCGGAGGCAATCATTACCTCAGTTAATAACCTGACATGACACCAGGCAGCCTTATGGATTGGACAGAATGTTGATGCCAGGTTGTGGCCGGGAGAGACATCAGTGGGGCTTGGGGAATGAGGCTATTCCCCTTGTTCACGTCCCGTGGTACAGTATGTGGGCTCGCTATGGTTTGAACAGTCTGGCTCCTCCGGTTTCTTGTGGAAGGTGTAACCGATCCCTGGCCTGGTGACAATGTGCTTAGGGTTGCCGGGATCTTCCCCAAGCTTTTTCCTCAGGCGTGCAATAGCTACCTGGAGGATGTGTGTGTCACTGCGATACTCTCGTCCCCAGACCTCAGTGAGAAGATATTCATGCGTAATCACTCTACCGGCGTTACGGGCCAGCAGACAGATAATCCTGTATTCGGTTGGTGGCAGCATAACTTCTCTTTCGTCTATGGTTACCAAATGATGGTCGAAGTCTATGCGCAACTGGCCTGAAGTGAATGGAGGCTGTGGTTCTTCCTGTGGAAACTTTGCTCGGTGAAGGACTGCCTTTACTCTAGCCAGAAGCTCGTTGATGCTGAAAGGCTTGGTTATGTAATCATCAGCACCGATATCGAGACCATGAACCACATCTTCCACCCCGCCTTTAGCTGTGATCATTATGATGGGCACTTCTGAGAACTCGCGTATACGTTTGCATGTCTGGAACCCATCCATGCCTGGCATCATGATGTCGAGGAGGACTAATGCTGGCTGCTCGTTCTTGATAAGCTGGAGTGCTGTCTTGCCTTCAGCAGCTGTTATTACTTGGTAGCCGTCTAATTCCAGGTTGAGGCTAACCAGTTTCACTAGCCCTGAGTCATCATCAACGATTAGGATCAGTGGTTTCTGTTGAGGCATATTTCTTCATCCTTCCTCAATAATATTCTTTCTATACTCATGCCCCGGTCATATCCAGGGATTGAGCAAATTCTACTAGGATGGAGTTACGCTTGTGTCTCAGCAGTAACCACTGATCTCACAAATTCCCCTCCGCCTGCGCAGAAAATGTCACCGAAAGGTCACAGTTGGAGATTGGTTGAGCGTCAGATGGTGCTGGCTTACTCTGCATGAGGGCTTGGGGCTTTTTTAAGGGTGTAACCAATACTCGGTCTGGTAACGATATATCTGGGGTTACTGGGATCATCACCGATTTTCTTTCTCAGTCGGGCCACAGCCACTTGAAGAATATGGGTGTCGCCACAGTATTCTTGTCCCCAGACTTCAGTCAGAAGCTGATCTTGGGTAATGGTTTTACCAGCATTGCGAGCCAGCAGGCATAGTGTTCTGTACTCGGTGGGAGTCAGCAGAACCTCTTCCTGGGCTATGGTCACCTGGTGTCGGGAAAAATCTATGCACAGCTGTCCTGAAATAAATGGTGGTTGTGGCATTTCCTCTGGGAACTTTGATCGGCGAAGTACTGCTCTTACTCGGGACAGTAGTTCATCGGTGCTGAAGGGTTTGATTACATAATCATCGGCACCGACATCTAAGCCGTGTATTACATCCTCAGCGCGACCTTTGGCAGTGAGCATTATGATAGACACCTCTGAGAATTCGCGGGTACGTTCGCATGTCTGGAAGCCATCCATGCCAGGCATCATGATGTCAAGGATGACTAATATTGGCTGCTCATTCTCAATGAGTTCCAGTGCTGTTTTGCCATCACGAGCTGTGATTGCATGGTAGCCTTCCAGCTCTAAATTGAGGCTAACCAGCTTCAGGATCCCCGGGTCGTCATCAACAACTAAGATCAATGGTTTACGTTGGGGCATTGGCTACACCTCCCGCTTTGCTCTTGTTGTCATTAGCTGGCACTTTAGCCTGAGCTCTTAGTTTCCTGAGGGGACAGTGGCAGCGTGAATGTGAAGATACTGCCTTTACCCAGGGCGCTCTCTGCCCAGATGCGGCCTCCGTGAGCACCTATTATACCCTTGCAGATGGCTAAACCCAAACCAACGCCACCACCCTTGTGAGACTGCCCGGAAGCAGCCTGGTAGAAACGCTCGAAGACCTTGCGCAATTCCTGGTGGCTGATGCCGATACCCTGGTCATGAACACGGACGATAAGCTCCTGTTTATTCGATTCACACTGCACCGAGATCTCTGTGTCCTCTGGCGAGTATTTGACTGCATTACTCAGGAGGTTGTCCAGTACTTGGCGGATGCGGCGGGGATCGGCTTCCACCAGGGGTAAGAATTCAGCAAACCGCGTGACAAAATGGGAATTCTTTGCCTTCTGTTCCATATCCTCTATGGCGTTGTTGACGATAGAAGTAATGCCAATGGGCTCCTTGTTCATAAGGAACCCACCAGCTTCGAGTTTTGAAAGTTGCAGCAGGTTTTCAATGAGTTCGGTAAGCCTGTCGCTTGCGAGATCAATTTCGTGAAGAAAGTTGTGTTTTTCCTTGTCAGTGAGCTTCTCATAATGGCGGAGTATGGTTGTGGTGTAGCCTTTGATTGAAGTTAAAGGTGTGCGCAAGTCATGGGAGACATTGGCCAGAAGCTCGGTCTTGAGGCGGTCTGCTTCGCGGAGTGCCCCAGCTGTGCTTGCTTCCTTGTAAAGCTGAGCATTTTCGATGGCGATAGCTGCCTCATCGGCAAAGGCGATAAGCAGGTTCGTTTTGCCGGCAAAGGCATTTGGCCTTGTGTTGTGGACGAATAGAACTCCGATGACGGTATTCTTAGACTTTATAGGCACGCCGGCGTATGATCTAATCCCTGCTGCCAGAAGGACAGGGTTGGTGCCTTCGACGGTGTCTACATCGTCGATGATTGCAGGTTCACCGCTGTTGATGATTCCCCTGGTCACTCCATGTGGCCGTGCTGCGATTGGAGGTGGTGTAATATCTACTATCCTTCTGGTAACACCATGTGGCTGTGTCTTGGTGGATAATGAAGGGATGCCTACAAACTCCTCACTACCTACACCGAGGCTGCCGTCTTCATTCACTATCACAATACTGGTGTAATTAGAATCGAGCGCTTTGCCAACCTGAGAGACAATATCCTTGATCACCTTGTCAAGGTCGAGGGTGTGGGTTATTGACGTCAATACTTGATGCAGAGCGGCCAGTTCCTGGTTGCGCTGGAGTATCTCCTCTTCAGTCTTCTTGCGTTCAGTGATATCCTTTGTAAGTGCAATGAATCCTGCTGGTTTCCCGGATTTATCCCTCAGCAGTGCACTGCTTAACTCGGCATCAATTTCTCTGTCACCCTTGGTCAGCAGGGTATACTCGGTATTACCGCTTCGGCCGTATTGTAATGTATGTTTCATGTTCTCCAGGGCTTTAACGCGGTCTTTTGGGGAAACAAAGTCGAGAGCGCTCCGTCCGAGGAGCTCTTCTTTATGGCTATATCCGTAGAGGGAAACTGCAGCATCATTCAGTGCAGTGATGGTGCCTTCTAGATCAGTGACCATGACTCCGTCCGCAACGGATTCGAATATGGCGCGCAACTTCTCTTCTGACTCTGATAGTTCATCTTCTATCCGTTTACGTTCGGTAATATCTCTGAAGAAGCCTATGGTGCACTCCTTCATGTTTATCAAAGCCTTGGTTGCGCTTATATCTGCATATATCACGGTTCCGTCTTTGGTAATGCAGGGAATGTCTGACGCCAGCGCTTTTTTCCCTGTCGCCTGAGCCTCGATTTCAGAGAGTATGTGATCCCGTTCATCCATCGGATGAATGGCACTCCTATCCATTCCCCTTAGTTCTTCTTGAGTATATCCCAACATTCTACCTATGGCCGGGTTAGCATACGTGAATGTGTTTGTCTCACTGTCTATTACAAGTATCCCTTCCTCAGCGGACTCAAACAGTGTTCGATATCTTTCCTCTGATTCTTTTAAGGTTTGTTCTATCTTCTTATGTTCGGTAATGTCTATGAAGCTTCCTAAGGCTGCCTGTTGTCCCTGGAACTGCATAGATATGATCGTCTCTGCTACCCATCCTGTCTTGCCATTTTTGGTGACAATCCTGTATTCATGTGGAGAGGGCAAATCCCCCCGCAGTATCTTTAAGGCATTATCTCTTACCTCATCCCTGTCCTCTGGTACGACAAGCGTGAAATAATCCATGCCCAGCAATTCTGCCTTGCTGTAACCTGTGTATATTTGGAACTGATGGTTGACATATTGAATGATTCCGTTTTGGACAATGTGGATGCCAGTCGGGGAATTACCAAATAGGCTGTCGAGCAACTGCTGAGCCTGGTTGTGGAGGATGTCTAATGATTTTCTCAACCCATCGACCCCTTTATGCAGTGTCGGCAATCTGTCGATGAGTGGTTCCTTGGATTTTCTCTCATCATTCATTGTATATTTCTGCCCCTATTTAACCACTTTATGATGACTTTTGACAGACTCTTTGGTTTTTTTCTCTTTGACGGGATGTGGCCTGTGATTCTGCTCGTTGCTGCTATCAATTTGTTGAAACTCGACTAGTTGCTTTCTGAGATCGATGATGCGGTCACGCAGAAGGGCTGCCTTTTCGAATTCTAGATTTCTGGCAGCACTCTTCATCTGGGATTCCACATCCTTGATCAGGCCGGCTATTTGGTCCTTGGAGAAGGAACGGTCTGCTTTGTAAGGGGCATGAGCCTCGGCAACCGCCTTGATTCCGTCGTTTATATCTTTTATGGCTTTTCTGATACTCTGCGGGGTAATACCGTGCTCGCGGTTATAGGCTTCCTGAACTGAACGACGCCGGTGGGTCTCATCAATAGCCGCCCTCATTGAACCGGTGATGGAGTCGGCATACATGATGACATGCCCGTCAACATGGCGGGCGGCACGTCCCATAGTCTGAATGAGTGCTCCTGTTGACCTTAAAAAACCCTCTTTATCGGCATCAAGAATAGCTACCAGGCTCACCTCCGGTAAGTCAAGACCCTCCCGGAGAAGATTTATCCCCACTACTACGTCATAGACACCAAGGCGGAGGTCACGCAGAATCTCTACCCTTTCCAGCGTCTCAATCTCTGAATGAAGGTAGTGGGTCTTTACCCCCATTTCTCTGAGATATTCGGAAAGTTCCTCTGCCATTCTCTTGGTGAGGGTGGTTACCAGACAACGTTCTCCGTGGTTGACACGGGTCTTGATCTGTTCCAGAAGGTCGTCTATTTGGCCTTTGGTGGGTTTGACCTCGACAGAGGGTTCGAGCAGGCCGGTAGGGCGGACAAGCTGCTCTGCTATCTGCTGACCATGTTCGTATTCGTAAGGTCCTGGTGTGGCCGAGACATAGATAACCTGATTGATGCGATTCTCGAATTCTTCAAAGGTCAGGGGGCGGTTATCCAGAGCGGATGGCAGGCGGAAGCCATATCCTACCAGTGTTTCCTTCCGACTTCTGTCGCCGTGGTACATCCCCCTGATTTGGGGCAGGGTCATGTGGGATTCATCGACAAACAACAAGAAGTCGTCGGGAAAGTAATCAAAGAGAGTTGATGGTGGACTGCCTGGTGGACGGCGTGAAAGATGGCGGGAGTAGTTCTCCACTCCGGTACAATATCCCACCTCCTGGAGCATCTCGATGTCATAATTGGTGCGTGTCTCCAACCTGGCTGCCTCTGGCTGTTTTCCCTGGCTCTGCAGCTCTGCCATTCTTTCTTCCAGTTCTGACCGGATATCGGATATAGCTGCAACCAGTTTTTCACGTGAGGTGACGAAATGCTTTGCCGGGTAGATGTCTATATAGTCACATTCTGTCAGCACTTCTCCGGTGAGCGGGTCGATCTCCATAATACGCTCGATTTCATCTCCCCAGAATTCAATCCGCACTGCTTTTTCCTGGTAAGAGGGCTGGATTTCCAGAACATCACCCCGAATGCGGAACCTGCCGCGGCTAAAGTCGATGTCATTTCGCTGATACTGCATATCAACGAGTTGGCGCACTATTTTATTCCGATTTCGTTTCTCACCTTTCTTCAACCCAATCACAAAGCCGTGATAGTCTTCGGGTGAACCCAAACCGTAGATACAGGAGACTGAAGCTACGATAACCACATCCCTTCTCTCAAAGAGTGCACGGGTAGCAGCATGGCGCAGCTTGTCGATTTCCTCGTTTATGTCTGTTTCCTTCTCTATGTATGTGTCAGTGTGGGGAATATATGCCTCTGGTTGGTAGTAGTCATAGTAACTGACAAAATACCCCACAGCATTTTGAGGGAAAAAATCCTTAAACTCGGTGTACAACTGGGCTGCCAGGGTTTTATTATGGCAGATGACCAGGGCAGGCCTCTGAATCCTTTCGATGACATTAGCCATGGTGAAGGTTTTGCCGCTGCCGGTTACTCCCAGGAGCGTTTGCCGTTTATATCCTTTAGATAGTCCATCTATCAGCTTTTCCACTGCTTGGGGCTGGTCGCCAGTAGGTCTAAATTCAGAGGAGATTTCAAAGGATGACATATACTTTAACACCCGGGTTTCATCTTATTTGATTTCTACGAAGTCGATAGTTTTGCGGTGATCAGGAAATACATCATACATGGTAAAGTATAAGACAGGAGTTAGCAATCTTATCAGCGGCGAGTGTATGTCAAGACACTGGCGTCGTCCCCAATCCATGAGAGGCTTGTCCCCCTGAGCGAAGGCGAAGGGTCTGTCCCTACATGGTGTTCCTACAGGCTGCTGCGTCGGGTCATCCTTCTGCGGAAGGATGGCTCATGGTTGATAGCTCATGGCTGAGATTGCTTCGTCGTCCTTCCGCAGAAGGACTTCTCGCAATGACACGGGGCGGCTTTGCGAAGCGCCCTCAAGGAAGGGGGGAAACTCCACCCTCACCCTAGCCCTCTCCCATCGCAGGGAGAGGGGACCACCTGGATTGCCCTTCACGGAGTGAAGGGCGTGGGAATGACATTAACGCGAAGTAATCCACGGATTAGGCGTCGTCACAAGCCGCAGCCTGAGGCTTTCTCTTGATCAGGAGAAAGCAAGGTGCTGAATTTCACACACGGTTTCTGTTCGGGGCATGTTTGAGTTTTGAGTGTGGTATCACAAGGTTAAAGAGGATGCTTTGCTGGCATGCCGGCACGACGGGGGTACTTTGATGGAGTGGGTAATACCTTATTCAGAATGACCAACAGGTGTTGATCCAGGTCTTTCAGGTTCACTTCCCTGATCTCTCCTAGCTCACCGCCGAGAATATCTATCGCTTTGGTGGCCTGGCTCAGTTCTCTCTCGATTTGCCCTTTCTTGGGGGCGACAACAATCCCACCCTTCTTGCATAGCGGCAGAGTCAACTCGGCGATGGTGGCGAGCTTGCTGACAGCGCGACAGACGACCAGGTCAAACATCTCGCGGTAGTCTGGTTGATGAGCGATGTCTTCGGCGCGTGCGGTTAGAACCTGTACTTGCTCAAGACCGAGTCTATTCACCATATGTTGTACACAAGCTGTTTTCTTGGCCACAGAGTCCAGCAGTACTACCCTGGCTTCCGGAAGGACGATCTTCAGGGGGACGCCTGGAATTCCACCTCCGGTGCCAACGTCTATGAAAAGGGGATTTCTTTTTGCCCAGGCCCCACCCCCTAAGACGGGTACTATAGTGAGGGAGTCCAGGAAGTGTTTGAGCTGTACCTCTTCATAACTGGTGATGGCAGTCAGGTTTACCCTCTTGTTCCAGTCGACCAGTTCCTCGTAGTAGAGTTGAAATTGCCGAACTTGCTCTGGAGTGAGGGTGAGGCCTAGCCGATCGGCACCGTCTAGGAGAAGCTCCAGCATCACTGGCTCTAGTAGATAACCTTTTGTTCTTCCAGGCGGGTGATCTCTTCGTCAGTCATGGCCAGGAGTTCTCTGAAAACGTAGTTGTTGTGCTCTCCAAGTAATGGTGAGCGGTGATGAATCTCAGTGGGGTTTCCCGACATTCTCCAGGCTGAATTGGCCACCCAGTCTACACCTGTGGCGGGGTGCTCAACCTCCATATACGTTTGCCTTGCCTGGAGATGTGGGTCGAAGAACCTTCCTTCGGTGTCGAGGCAGGGTGCTGCTGCGACCCCAAACTTCTGAAGTGTTTCCATTATCTCGTAGTAGGTGTAGTTGATGGTCCACTGTGAGATGAGTTTATCCAGTTCTTCTCGATTCTTAATCCGGCTATATCTATCGGCGAATCTCTCCTCCTGTACCCAGGGAGGAGTACCAATGGCCTCACAAAAAGCCTTCCATTCCTCTTCTGTCTGCACGGCGATGGAAACCCACTTATCGTCTCCTTTGCAGCGGTAATTGTTGTGAGGACACATTGTGGGATGGCGGTTGCCCAGAGTCCCTGGGACCCTCCCGTTCATGGTGTATTCCATTACTGCCTCGCCGGCAGTGCTGAGTACTGCTTCCAACTGGGCCATGTCGATATGCTGTCCTTTGCCGGTTCTCTTGCGGTAGTACAGGGCAGCCATGACAGCAAAAGATCCATGAAGGGAGCTGTTGATGTCAGCATATGCCTGCTGCAGGCCCAAGACACGTTCACCGCAGTAGCCTACCATACTGTCAATGCCAGCAAGGCTGGTCAGTGAAGGTCCATAAGTCTGGGCATCTCTCAAGGGGCCATAGCTTCCAGCGGCAGGCAGGGAAATCATGATAATAGCGGGGTTCACTGCTACCAATGACTCGTAATCCAGGGTATGCTCTTTCATAACACGGGGAGAGAAATTCTCAATCACAATATCACTTATTCTGACGAGGTTCTTGAGCACCGGTATGGCCTCGGGTTTGGCCATATCTATAGTAACGCTCAGTTGATTGCGGACCCCGCTGTGAAACCACGGGTCTCTATCCGGGTCTTTGTCCAGATTGTCGGGGCTGAGTCTCATGGAGTCTATGCGACTCCTTGTCTCCGCCTTTATTACTTCGGCCCCCAGATCGCCTAACATGCTAGCCAGATAGGGGCCAGCGAACACCCAACCAAAGTTGATCACTCGATAGCCTTGAAGGGGACGTTGTTTATGTGGACTCAAATGATTCCTCCCCTATGAAGTTGCACCAGCTCTTCTCTGGGATATCCGAGGCGGTGACAGTAGATTTCCTCGTTATGCTCCCCGAGCAGGGGGGCGGGTCTTTCCATTTTCCAGGGCGTTTCTGAGAATTTGCACGGGGCGCCGGGATACTTCAGTTTGCCAGCGGCTGGATGGTCTATTTCTACGAAATACTCCCGCACTTCGAGATGTTTGTCGTTAACTACCTCTTTTATGTTCTTGACAGGGCTGAAAGGGATCCTTTTTTCCAGGCAGAGGTGATGTATCTCCTCCTTGGTGTGTGCGGTCAGCCAGGGGGCCAGAAGTCCATCCATCTCATCGGCGTACTTCAAGCTTATTTCGCGGCGATCCTGGAATCTGGGTTCGTTGGAATACCAACCGGGTACTTCTCCATCGCCAATAAGCTCCAGGAACCTCTTCCATTGGTAACCCTGGATAGCGATCATGCTCACGAAGCCATCCTTGCAGGGTAGTATGGTGTATGGATAAACTCCCGGGGTGCGGTGTCCCCACCTCATGCGCTTCATTCCGTGCATTACGAAGGCCGATTCCTGATTCCCGGTGTGAAGAGTAGCCCAAACCTGCGCTTCAGAGACGTCAATATGTTGCCCTTCACCGGTTGCTTCTTGGGTGAACACAGCCGCCATGGCGGCTGCAGCACCGGCTGCCCCACTCTGGTAATGTCCCAGGCTTAACGGTGGAGTTAAGGGTTCTCTTCCGGGTTCACCTGCACAGACACTCTGCCCACCCAGGGCACTGCAATTTATAGCATGTCCCTTGTAGTCCCTATAGGGCCCGCTCTGTCCGAAGGGGGTGAGAGAGACCATAATGGCATGGGGGTTTACTTTTCGGATGTTTGGATAGGAGAGTCCCAGCCTCTCCGTTGTCGCGGGGGGGTTATCTTCTATGAAGATGTCGGTTTCCCTCAAAAGCTGTTTTAGTATGTTGGCTCCTGTACCAGTCTCGACATCGAGGGTTATGCCAAGTTTATTTGCGTTCAGGTAGAGGAAAAGGCCACTCTTTTCAGGGTGGGGTATGTCCTGTGGAAAGGGACCGTGTCTTCTTGAGTCGTCGCCGATATCAGGTTTCTCTACCTTGATTACCTCAGCGCCAAGATCAGCCAGAAGCTTACCGCAGTAAGGTCCGGCTATGAAATCGGCGTACTCCAGTACCTTTAGTCCACTTAAGGCCTTTTCATCCATGAAGAAAATTATACTTGCTGTGAGGAAATTCCGCAACGCGGGGTTAAGGTGTTTCGGTTGCCGGCGGGCATATTGTGAAGAAGGCTCGTCGCCATGTTGGATGGTGAAATGAGGAACGAACGGTCAATCCCGGTGCAGCTTTTACGAAAGGCCCCGGCGCTATATAATGGGGCCGTTATGAGAGCAATAGTGATGTTACCCACTTACAATGAGAAGGATAATATTGAGAATATTGTCGGGCAGGTATTGGAACAGGGTGATGTGAGCATCGTGGTTGTGGATGATAGCTCACCTGATGGAACAGGTGAAATAGCTGACAGGTTAGCAGCGGAGAAGCCAGGTAAGATTCATGTGATTCATCGGCAGGAACGGGGCAGGGGCACGGCTGGGATTGCTGGGCTCAAGTATGCCAGAGAGCAAGACGTTGACTGTATTATCGAAATGGATGCTGATTTTTCTCATGACCCCGGAAATATCCCGCAATTCCTGGAAAAGATAAGAGATTACGATGTAGTTATTGGTTCGCGGTTGGTGATGGGAAGCAGATCGCAGCGAAGCCCGGTGAGAAGATTGATCAGCAGTGGTGCCAACATATATACGCGACTGCTATTGGGATGGTACATCGGAGACTGGGCTGGCGGGTATAAGTGTTATAGGCGGGAGGCCTTAAGGTCGTTGGATTTCGATGCTTTTTACTCAAAGGGTTACTCCATCGGTATGGAAACGCTTTACAGGCTGGTAAGAAATGGTTTTAGCTATGTAGAGATACCTATTGAATTCACGGATAGGAGAAAGGGCGAAGCCAAATTCTCGGCGGGGGAGATCGTGAGTTACGCGGCTAATGTCATTCGAGTAAGATTTGGGTTTTAGGCAAGGCAAAGCTTCCTGAGCATCATGAAAACCAGATCAATAGGGAATCGAAGCAAAGGCATCACTATCTTATAGATGAAGTAACTGGTTAGGATTCCCAAGGCTGCTCCAGCCAGGATGTCTGAGGGGTAATATACGGC
This Chloroflexota bacterium DNA region includes the following protein-coding sequences:
- a CDS encoding CoA transferase, which codes for MDEKALSGLKVLEYADFIAGPYCGKLLADLGAEVIKVEKPDIGDDSRRHGPFPQDIPHPEKSGLFLYLNANKLGITLDVETGTGANILKQLLRETDIFIEDNPPATTERLGLSYPNIRKVNPHAIMVSLTPFGQSGPYRDYKGHAINCSALGGQSVCAGEPGREPLTPPLSLGHYQSGAAGAAAAMAAVFTQEATGEGQHIDVSEAQVWATLHTGNQESAFVMHGMKRMRWGHRTPGVYPYTILPCKDGFVSMIAIQGYQWKRFLELIGDGEVPGWYSNEPRFQDRREISLKYADEMDGLLAPWLTAHTKEEIHHLCLEKRIPFSPVKNIKEVVNDKHLEVREYFVEIDHPAAGKLKYPGAPCKFSETPWKMERPAPLLGEHNEEIYCHRLGYPREELVQLHRGGII
- a CDS encoding polyprenol monophosphomannose synthase, translating into MLDGEMRNERSIPVQLLRKAPALYNGAVMRAIVMLPTYNEKDNIENIVGQVLEQGDVSIVVVDDSSPDGTGEIADRLAAEKPGKIHVIHRQERGRGTAGIAGLKYAREQDVDCIIEMDADFSHDPGNIPQFLEKIRDYDVVIGSRLVMGSRSQRSPVRRLISSGANIYTRLLLGWYIGDWAGGYKCYRREALRSLDFDAFYSKGYSIGMETLYRLVRNGFSYVEIPIEFTDRRKGEAKFSAGEIVSYAANVIRVRFGF